The Apium graveolens cultivar Ventura chromosome 6, ASM990537v1, whole genome shotgun sequence genome contains a region encoding:
- the LOC141667844 gene encoding basic leucine zipper 43-like, with the protein MMFPSELVGIQTFAQETPSHVENNYGNIQSGMSSLHHYNNLLATYPNLQNSLQPVYDFNSQSSCISNNSTSDEGDEFQLSIITERKKRRMISNRESARRSRMRKQKHLDELWLQVVHLRTENHDLLDKLNKVSGDHDRVVQENAGLKKEASDLHQMLTEVQLASTFNGLRDLEEVPCTTAHLRAESSNHCITTSRICFN; encoded by the coding sequence ATGATGTTTCCATCTGAACTTGTAGGAATCCAAACCTTTGCTCAAGAAACTCCATCCCATGTTGAGAACAATTATGGGAATATACAGAGTGGCATGTCATCCCTTCATCATTACAACAACTTGTTAGCCACCTATCCGAATTTGCAGAACTCTCTGCAGCCTGTATATGACTTCAACTCGCAATCCTCGTGTATCAGTAACAACTCGACCTCGGACGAAGGAGATGAGTTTCAGCTTAGCATTATTACtgagagaaagaaaagaagaatGATTTCCAATAGAGAATCTGCTCGTAGGTCGAGGATGAGGAAGCAGAAGCACCTGGATGAGTTATGGTTGCAGGTTGTCCATTTAAGAACAGAGAATCATGATCTTCTAGACAAGTTAAATAAAGTATCAGGGGATCATGACAGAGTAGTACAAGAAAATGCAGGGCTCAAAAAAGAAGCTTCTGATCTTCATCAAATGCTAACCGAGGTCCAGCTTGCTAGTACTTTCAATGGTTTGAGAGATTTGGAGGAAGTTCCATGCACCACAGCTCATCTTAGGGCTGAATCTTCAAATCATTGTATCACTACTTCACGAATCTGCTTCAATTAG